From the genome of Malus sylvestris chromosome 6, drMalSylv7.2, whole genome shotgun sequence, one region includes:
- the LOC126625742 gene encoding (+)-cis,trans-nepetalactol synthase NEPS2-like, with amino-acid sequence MSTVRNNQLQGRVAIITGGASGIGEATARLFADHGATMVMIADIQDELGRQVAESIGTHRCSYVHCDVSDEEQVKTMVETTVHKYGQLDIMFSNAGIVSRSDQTVLDLDFSAFDRLFDVNVRGMALCVKHAARVMVERSVRGSIVCTASVAANHGMEIRTDYCMSKHAVLGLVRSASRQLGVHGIRVNCVSPNALATPLTCRARGMEVGEVQKSYEKFACLKGVVLTPRHVADAVLFLACDDSEFVTGHDMVVDGGFVRQ; translated from the coding sequence ATGAGCACAGTGCGCAACAACCAATTACAGGGCAGAGTAGCAATAATCACCGGCGGAGCAAGCGGCATCGGTGAGGCCACGGCACGCCTGTTTGCCGATCATGGCGCGACCATGGTGATGATCGCCGACATCCAAGATGAGCTAGGCCGTCAAGTAGCCGAATCCATCGGTACACATAGATGCAGCTATGTGCACTGTGACGTATCCGATGAAGAACAAGTGAAGACCATGGTGGAAACTACAGTGCACAAATATGGGCAGCTAGATATCATGTTTAGCAACGCCGGTATTGTTAGTAGATCAGATCAGACCGTTCTCGACCTTGATTTTTCAGCTTTTGACCGTTTGTTCGATGTGAACGTCCGTGGTATGGCCTTGTGTGTCAAACATGCAGCGCGTGTCATGGTAGAACGGAGCGTGAGGGGAAGCATAGTGTGCACGGCAAGTGTGGCGGCGAACCACGGCATGGAGATTAGGACTGACTACTGCATGTCGAAGCACGCGGTACTGGGGTTGGTTCGGTCGGCCAGCCGGCAGCTTGGGGTGCACGGCATCAGGGTGAACTGCGTCTCGCCGAACGCATTGGCCACCCCGTTAACATGCCGTGCGCGTGGGATGGAAGTGGGAGAAGTCCAGAAGTCGTATGAGAAGTTCGCATGCTTGAAAGGGGTTGTGCTGACGCCGAGGCACGTGGCGGATGCGGTGCTGTTTCTAGCTTGTGATGATTCTGAGTTTGTCACCGGACATGACATGGTGGTGGACGGTGGCTTTGTTCGCCAATAA
- the LOC126625740 gene encoding (+)-cis,trans-nepetalactol synthase NEPS1-like — protein sequence MADPVDTVSVSQTIQKLQGKVAVVTGGASGIGEATARKFALHGARAVVIADVQDDKGQNVAASIGPDRSTYIHCDVTDEDQVKILIESTVKIYGRLDVMFSNAGIGSASKQTVMDFDLSNYDKLMAVNVRGMAACVKHAAKAMVEGGVRGSIVCTASVAASVGGSFFTDYTMSKHAVLGLMRSASLQLGEYGIRVNCVSPGPVVTPLLCSLFKVEAEDAAKMFESHFGLKAEGKMLSAESVADAALFLASDDSEFITGHSLVVDGGVKI from the coding sequence ATGGCGGACCCAGTCGACACTGTCTCAGTCAGCCAAACCATCCAAAAGCTTCAAGGAAAGGTCGCAGTCGTCACTGGTGGAGCCAGTGGCATCGGTGAAGCAACCGCAAGGAAATTTGCCTTGCATGGCGCACGTGCCGTGGTTATTGCCGATGTCCAGGACGACAAAGGCCAAAACGTAGCCGCATCGATCGGTCCTGACCGCTCCACTTACATCCACTGCGACGTGACCGACGAGGACCAGGTCAAAATCTTGATAGAATCTACTGTAAAGATCTACGGCCGCCTCGATGTGATGTTCAGCAACGCTGGCATTGGCAGCGCGTCAAAGCAGACCGTGATGGACTTCGACCTCTCCAACTACGACAAGCTCATGGCGGTCAACGTCCGCGGGATGGCGGCGTGTGTGAAGCATGCGGCGAAGGCTATGGTGGAGGGGGGCGTGAGAGGGAGCATCGTGTGCACGGCGAGCGTGGCAGCGAGTGTTGGGGGGTCGTTCTTCACGGACTACACGATGTCGAAGCATGCGGTGTTGGGGTTGATGAGGTCGGCGAGTCTGCAGCTGGGCGAGTACGGGATACGCGTGAACTGTGTCTCACCGGGACCGGTGGTGACGCCATTGCTATGCTCGCTTTTCAAGGTGGAGGCTGAGGATGCTGCGAAGATGTTCGAGTCGCACTTTGGGTTGAAAGCCGAGGGGAAGATGCTGTCGGCGGAGAGTGTGGCGGACGCCGCCCTTTTTTTGGCTTCGGATGACTCTGAATTTATCACTGGCCATAGTTTGGTTGTAGATGGTGGAGTTAAGATATAA
- the LOC126625741 gene encoding (-)-isopiperitenol/(-)-carveol dehydrogenase, mitochondrial-like, giving the protein MADPVDTGSVCQTIKKLQGKVAVVTGGASGIGEATARKFALHGARVVVIADVQDDKGQNVAASIGPDRSTYIHCDVTDENQVKILIESTVKIYGRLDVMFSNAGIGSASKQTVMDFDLSNYDKLMAVNVRGMAACVKHAAKAMVEGGVRGSIVCTASVAASVGGPFFTDYTMSKHAVLGLMRSASLQLGAYGIRVNCVSPGPVVTPLLCSFYKVEAEDAGKLFEPRFRLKAAGKVLSAESVADAALFLASDDSEFVTAHNLAVDGGVKT; this is encoded by the coding sequence ATGGCGGATCCAGTCGACACTGGCTCAGTCTGCCAAACCATCAAAAAGCTTCAAGGAAAGGTCGCAGTCGTCACTGGTGGAGCCAGTGGCATCGGTGAAGCAACCGCACGGAAATTTGCCTTGCATGGCGCACGTGTTGTGGTTATCGCTGATGTCCAGGACGACAAAGGCCAAAACGTAGCCGCATCGATCGGTCCTGACCGCTCCACTTACATCCACTGCGACGTGACCGACGAGAACCAGGTCAAAATCTTGATAGAATCCACAGTCAAGATCTACGGCCGCCTCGATGTGATGTTCAGCAACGCCGGCATTGGCAGCGCGTCAAAGCAGACCGTGATGGACTTCGACCTCTCCAACTACGACAAGCTCATGGCAGTCAACGTCCGCGGGATGGCAGCGTGTGTGAAGCATGCGGCGAAGGCCATGGTGGAGGGGGGTGTGAGAGGGAGCATCGTGTGCACGGCGAGCGTGGCAGCGAGTGTAGGGGGGCCGTTCTTCACGGACTACACGATGTCGAAGCATGCGGTGTTGGGGTTGATGAGGTCGGCGAGTCTGCAACTGGGCGCGTACGGGATACGCGTCAACTGTGTCTCACCGGGACCGGTGGTGACGCCATTACTATGCTCATTTTACAAGGTGGAGGCTGAGGATGCTGGAAAGTTGTTCGAGCCGCGCTTTAGGTTGAAAGCCGCAGGGAAGGTGCTGTCGGCGGAGAGTGTGGCGGACGCCGCCCTTTTCTTGGCTTCGGATGACTCTGAATTTGTCACTGCCCATAATTTGGCTGTAGATGGTGGAGTTAAGACATAA